The Lycium ferocissimum isolate CSIRO_LF1 chromosome 1, AGI_CSIRO_Lferr_CH_V1, whole genome shotgun sequence genome includes a region encoding these proteins:
- the LOC132031437 gene encoding protein HLB1-like encodes MSINATDSDPKGDQSKNENQRKIGNANDHDSPYSEESTQQQTEHGNAALELINSVTGADEEGRSRQRILTYAAKRYASALKRDPEDCDALYNWALVLQESADNVSPDSTSPSKESLLEEACKKYEEATHLCPTLNDAYYNWAIAISDRAKIRGRTKEAEELWKEATKNYEKAVQINWNSPQALNNWGLALQELSAIVPAREKESIVRTAINKFRAAIQLQFDFHRATYNLGTVLYGLAEDMSRIGGAANAKEVSPDELYSQSAIYIAAAHALKPNYLVYTSALKLVRSMLPLPYLKDGYLTAPPAGNPLASHTDWKRSRFVLNHEGLLQIIEIEQRYMSRSLSSNSEDTMSPSRQAIKVDIPDIVSVSACTDLTLPPGACLSIDTIHGPLYLIADSWELFDWWLDAIRLVYTIYAKGKSDVLAGIIT; translated from the exons ATGTCCATAAATGCCACTGATTCAGATCCCAAGGGGGATCAATCTAAGAATGAAAATCAACGAAAGATTGGTAATGCCAATGACCATGATTCACCTTACAG TGAAGAGAGCACTCAGCAGCAAACAGAGCATGGTAATGCTGCCTTGGAGTTGATTAACAGTGTCACAGGTGCTGATGAGGAGGGCAGATCACGCCAACGAATTCTAACATATGCTGCCAAGAG GTATGCTAGTGCACTGAAGCGAGATCCAGAAGACTGTGACGCACTTTACAACTGGGCATTAGTTCTTCAG GAAAGTGCAGATAATGTAAGCCCAGATTCCACTTCACCTTCAAAAGAGTCTTTGCTTGAAGAGGCGTGTAAGAAGTATGAGGAAGCTACACATCTTTGTCCTACGCTCAATGAT GCTTATTACAATTGGGCAATTGCAATATCTGACCGAGCGAAAATCCGAGGTCGTACAAAAGAAGCTGAAGAACTTTGGAAAGAG GCAACAAAGAACTATGAAAAAGCTGTCCAGATCAATTGGAACAGTCCACAG GCACTGAACAACTGGGGACTTGCTCTTCAG GAATTGAGTGCAATTGTCCCTGCCCGAGAGAAGGAATCAATTGTAAGAACAGCAATTAATAAG TTCCGTGCGGCAATCCAGCTGCAGTTTGATTTCCATAGGGCAACTTACAACCTTGGAACTGTTTTG TATGGATTAGCAGAGGACATGTCAAGAATAGGGGGTGCTGCTAATGCTAAAGAAGTTTCTCCTGATGAGTTGTACAGCCAATCTGCAATTTATATTGCTGCCGCACATGCTCTAAAACCCAATTACTTG GTTTACACAAGTGCCTTGAAACTCGTGCGATCCATG CTACCTCTACCCTACCTAAAGGACGGATATCTCACTGCACCACCTGCTGGTAATCCTCTTGCATCACATACTGATTGGAAGCGTTCCCGGTTTGTTTTGAATCATGAAGGGCTTTTACAG ATTATTGAAATTGAGCAAAGATACATGTCAAGAAGCCTCTCATCAAATTCAGAAGATACTATGAGCCCTAGTCGACAAGCAATCAAAGTTGATATTCCCGACATTGTCTCTGTATCAGCATGTACAGATCTTACATTACCACCTGGCGCATGCCTCTCCATTGATACAATTCATGGACCACTGTACTTG